The Amycolatopsis mongoliensis genome includes a window with the following:
- a CDS encoding PucR family transcriptional regulator, producing MVDEEIVSDRIRQIAATLADRAAELTGELVQLYAADLPQLVNDDERMVSLLSASVYQNIETALQIFRHGIDPATVEPPAAAMEYARRLAQRGTPVFDLIRAYDLGQAAMLDFGFQECIRLVDDAALLGAMMRRLLKVAYEFITRVVRQLVGVYQDERDKWMVNRSAARVAKVLDLLSENGGPSDVDAAEAVIGYRLRGTHVGMVVWHASEAHDVLSLLESVAGAVLERAGGQGRPLFVPRDEAGAWAWLPLAPGASIRREHLDAVLAEADPGVRVTVGDPGTGVAGFRDTHQQARRVHALALAAGEHADRVLTFREVGTVALMTTDLNAARLWVASTLGPLSADDENCARLRDTLRVFLASGGSYTAAAAELTMHKNSVQYRVRKAQELLPRELAESRLDVELALNLSHRLGAAVLSAA from the coding sequence ATGGTGGACGAAGAAATCGTCTCGGACCGCATCCGGCAGATCGCCGCCACCCTCGCGGACCGCGCGGCCGAGCTGACCGGGGAGCTGGTCCAGCTGTACGCGGCCGATCTGCCGCAGCTGGTCAACGACGACGAGCGCATGGTGAGCCTGCTGTCGGCGAGCGTCTACCAGAACATCGAGACCGCCCTGCAGATCTTCCGGCACGGCATCGACCCGGCGACCGTCGAGCCACCGGCCGCGGCCATGGAGTACGCGCGCCGGCTGGCCCAGCGCGGCACCCCGGTGTTCGACCTGATCCGCGCGTACGACCTCGGGCAGGCCGCGATGCTCGACTTCGGGTTCCAGGAGTGCATCCGGCTGGTCGACGACGCGGCCCTGCTCGGGGCCATGATGCGCCGGCTGCTCAAGGTCGCCTACGAGTTCATCACGCGGGTGGTGCGCCAGCTCGTCGGCGTCTACCAGGACGAACGCGACAAGTGGATGGTCAACCGGAGTGCCGCGCGGGTGGCGAAGGTGCTGGACCTGCTGAGCGAGAACGGCGGGCCGTCCGACGTCGACGCGGCGGAGGCGGTCATCGGCTACCGCCTGCGCGGCACGCACGTGGGGATGGTGGTCTGGCACGCGTCCGAGGCCCACGACGTGCTGTCGCTGCTGGAGTCGGTCGCGGGCGCGGTGCTCGAGCGCGCCGGAGGGCAGGGGCGCCCGCTGTTCGTGCCCCGCGACGAGGCGGGTGCGTGGGCGTGGCTCCCGCTCGCACCGGGGGCGTCGATCCGCCGCGAGCACCTCGACGCCGTGCTCGCGGAGGCCGACCCGGGCGTGCGCGTGACGGTCGGCGACCCCGGCACCGGCGTCGCCGGCTTCCGCGACACCCACCAGCAGGCCCGCCGGGTGCACGCGCTGGCCCTGGCCGCCGGCGAGCACGCCGACCGCGTGCTGACGTTCCGGGAGGTCGGCACCGTCGCGCTGATGACGACCGACCTCAACGCGGCCCGGCTGTGGGTCGCCAGCACGCTCGGGCCGCTGAGCGCCGACGACGAGAACTGTGCGCGGCTGCGCGACACCCTGCGCGTGTTCCTCGCCTCCGGCGGCAGCTACACAGCGGCCGCGGCCGAGCTGACGATGCACAAGAACTCGGTGCAGTACCGCGTCCGCAAGGCGCAGGAGCTGCTGCCGCGTGAGCTCGCGGAAAGCCGCCTGGACGTCGAGCTCGCGCTCAACCTGAGCCACCGATTGGGTGCGGCCGTGCTGTCGGCGGCGTGA
- a CDS encoding TetR/AcrR family transcriptional regulator, with translation MAPESTYNRRERPTKPALTREGIVATAVAVMRAEGVERVTMRRLAKELDTGPASLYVYVKDTEELHAAVLDELLAEVDLGGTGDWRERLWAVLDSYRSVLFAHPSLARVALVTRLSGPHYLAVVEAVLALLDEGGMAPGQAAWAVDVLLLTATATAVEHGSRREKPGADREHEVMADSLATASPQTHPHIAALAADLVSGPGPARARWAFDALLNGALATPRPEPEETS, from the coding sequence ATGGCTCCGGAAAGCACCTACAACCGCCGTGAGCGCCCGACGAAACCGGCGTTGACCCGCGAAGGGATCGTCGCGACGGCGGTCGCGGTGATGCGCGCCGAAGGCGTCGAGCGCGTCACCATGCGCCGGCTCGCCAAGGAGCTCGACACCGGCCCGGCCTCGCTCTACGTCTACGTCAAGGACACCGAAGAGCTGCACGCGGCGGTGCTCGACGAACTGCTGGCCGAGGTCGACCTCGGCGGCACCGGGGACTGGCGCGAACGCCTGTGGGCGGTGCTGGACTCCTACCGGTCGGTGCTGTTCGCGCACCCGAGCCTCGCTCGCGTCGCGCTGGTCACCCGGCTGAGCGGGCCGCACTACCTGGCCGTCGTCGAGGCGGTCCTCGCGCTGCTCGACGAGGGCGGCATGGCGCCCGGCCAGGCCGCCTGGGCGGTCGACGTGCTGCTGCTGACCGCCACGGCGACCGCCGTCGAACACGGCAGCCGCCGGGAGAAGCCGGGCGCCGACCGCGAGCACGAGGTCATGGCCGACTCCCTGGCCACCGCCTCCCCACAGACCCATCCGCACATCGCCGCGCTGGCCGCCGACCTGGTGTCCGGCCCCGGCCCCGCCCGCGCGCGGTGGGCGTTCGACGCGCTGCTCAACGGCGCGCTCGCCACCCCGCGGCCCGAACCCGAGGAGACCTCGTGA
- a CDS encoding alpha/beta fold hydrolase, protein MTRTLRPHPGLDIPLVDTGGGDRTVLVLHGGAGPRGVEPIVEHFAPDSRVLAPTHPGWAGTPRPDWFSGVDDLAVTYLDLLDDEDAGDVLVVASSFGGWVASEMAVRDRGRRLGGLVVLDGIGPDVEGHSISLPQPPPGAPGPDPADMAALRAYAGPRIADPELLRRLARVRIPALLVWGADDVVVPPEFGKVYAAAFADARFEVVAGAGHVPHVQAPAETFALIDEFAGRA, encoded by the coding sequence ATGACCCGAACGCTGCGCCCCCATCCGGGGCTGGACATCCCCCTCGTCGACACCGGCGGCGGCGACCGCACCGTGCTGGTCCTGCACGGCGGCGCCGGCCCACGGGGTGTCGAGCCGATCGTCGAGCACTTCGCGCCGGATTCGCGCGTGCTCGCGCCGACGCACCCGGGCTGGGCCGGCACGCCCCGCCCGGACTGGTTCTCCGGCGTCGACGACCTCGCCGTGACCTACCTCGACCTCCTGGACGACGAGGACGCGGGCGACGTCCTCGTCGTCGCCAGCTCCTTCGGCGGCTGGGTCGCGTCCGAAATGGCCGTCCGCGACCGTGGTCGCCGCCTCGGCGGGCTGGTCGTGCTCGACGGCATCGGCCCTGACGTCGAGGGCCACTCCATCAGCCTGCCGCAGCCGCCGCCCGGCGCGCCCGGGCCGGACCCCGCGGACATGGCCGCCCTGCGGGCCTACGCAGGGCCGCGGATCGCCGACCCGGAGCTGCTGCGCCGGCTCGCGCGCGTCCGGATCCCGGCGCTGCTGGTCTGGGGCGCGGACGACGTCGTCGTGCCACCGGAGTTCGGCAAGGTCTACGCCGCCGCGTTCGCCGACGCGCGGTTCGAGGTCGTGGCGGGCGCCGGCCACGTGCCGCACGTTCAGGCCCCGGCCGAAACGTTCGCCTTGATCGACGAGTTCGCCGGACGAGCTTGA
- a CDS encoding FAD-dependent oxidoreductase — translation MTGIAIVGGGLGGLTLARVLHTRGIASTVYELDASPTARDQGGTLDLHEESGLRALAEAGLIEQFRVVAREEGEALRILDRDGVVRFEEAAEASGGTRPEVDRGALKRILAESLPDGVVRWGTKVTAVAAGRLTLDTGEVVEAGLVVGADGAWSKVRPLLSAAVPVYSGLSFVEAHLSDVDDKHPAAAALVGPGSMFALAGGKGLIAQRNGGGRIRVYAAVKNEDPAAVTALADRERLLDVFADFDAGLRALLAEGDGALVPRPIHALPVGHRWDRVPGVTLLGDAAHVMSPFAGEGANLAMLDAAELALALAGHDDVESALAAYEAALFPRTEEAARDSADNLEACFRPDAPGAMVEQMTRFAAQH, via the coding sequence GTGACCGGAATCGCCATCGTCGGCGGGGGACTGGGCGGCCTCACGCTGGCCCGCGTCCTGCACACCCGTGGCATCGCCTCGACCGTCTACGAGCTCGACGCCTCACCCACCGCCCGCGACCAGGGCGGCACGCTCGACCTGCACGAGGAGTCCGGCCTGCGAGCCCTCGCCGAAGCCGGCCTGATCGAGCAGTTCCGCGTCGTCGCGAGGGAAGAGGGGGAGGCCCTGCGGATCCTCGACCGCGACGGGGTCGTCCGGTTCGAGGAGGCCGCCGAAGCGAGTGGCGGCACCCGGCCCGAGGTGGATCGCGGGGCGCTCAAACGGATCCTGGCCGAGTCGCTGCCGGACGGCGTCGTGCGCTGGGGCACCAAGGTGACCGCGGTGGCCGCCGGCCGGCTCACCCTGGACACCGGCGAGGTCGTCGAGGCCGGCCTGGTCGTCGGCGCGGACGGCGCGTGGTCGAAGGTCCGCCCGCTGCTGTCGGCCGCCGTGCCGGTCTACTCCGGACTGTCGTTCGTGGAGGCCCATCTGTCCGATGTGGACGACAAGCACCCCGCCGCCGCCGCGCTCGTCGGCCCGGGTTCGATGTTCGCGCTGGCCGGCGGGAAGGGCCTGATCGCCCAGCGCAACGGCGGCGGGCGGATCCGCGTGTACGCCGCCGTGAAGAACGAAGACCCCGCCGCGGTCACGGCTCTCGCCGACCGCGAACGGCTGCTCGACGTCTTCGCCGACTTCGACGCCGGGTTGCGCGCCCTCCTCGCGGAAGGCGACGGCGCACTGGTTCCGCGCCCGATCCACGCCCTGCCGGTCGGCCACCGGTGGGACCGGGTGCCGGGCGTGACCCTGCTCGGCGACGCCGCGCACGTGATGTCGCCGTTCGCGGGCGAGGGTGCGAACCTCGCCATGCTCGACGCCGCCGAACTGGCCCTCGCGCTGGCCGGCCACGACGACGTCGAAAGCGCTCTCGCGGCGTACGAAGCCGCACTGTTCCCCCGGACGGAAGAAGCCGCCCGCGACTCCGCGGACAACCTCGAAGCCTGCTTCCGGCCGGACGCGCCCGGCGCGATGGTCGAGCAGATGACCCGGTTCGCCGCCCAGCACTGA
- the rimO gene encoding 30S ribosomal protein S12 methylthiotransferase RimO: protein MRTVSLVTLGCARNEVDSDELAARLGGAGWRLAEAGDEADVVVVNTCGFIEAAKKESIDTVLTASGKGAKVVAVGCMAERYGRELADALPEADAVLSFDDYPEIGERIEDVLHGRTRPAHTPRDRRTLLPITPVQRPAAAVAHVPGHGPASGPRVLRHRLGGGPIAPLKLASGCDRRCTFCAIPSFRGAFVSRPPAEILAEAEWLAGHGVRELVLVSENSTSYGKDLGDLQALEKLLPELAAVADRVRVSYLQPAELRPTLVEAIAGTPGVAPYFDLSFQHASGPVLRRMRRFGDRERFLQLLERIRAVAPDAGVRSNFIAGFPGETDADFAELKLFLEQARLDATGVFGYSDEDGTEAAALPGKVPAPVLAERVEELSVLADDLVSRRAEDRLGAVVDVVVGTGGRGWAAHQGPEVDGHVTFAGTAPEPGSLVRAEVIGTHGVDLEARVLTEER from the coding sequence GTGCGCACCGTCTCCCTGGTGACCCTGGGCTGCGCGCGCAACGAAGTCGACTCCGACGAGCTCGCCGCCCGCCTCGGCGGTGCGGGCTGGCGCCTGGCCGAAGCCGGGGACGAGGCCGACGTCGTCGTGGTGAACACCTGCGGCTTCATCGAAGCGGCCAAGAAGGAGTCGATCGACACCGTCCTGACCGCGTCCGGCAAGGGCGCGAAGGTCGTCGCGGTCGGCTGCATGGCCGAGCGCTACGGCCGCGAGCTCGCCGACGCCCTGCCGGAGGCCGACGCCGTCCTGTCGTTCGACGACTACCCGGAGATCGGCGAGCGCATCGAGGACGTCCTGCACGGCCGGACCCGCCCGGCGCACACCCCGCGCGACCGGCGCACGCTCCTGCCGATCACGCCGGTGCAGCGGCCCGCCGCGGCCGTCGCCCACGTACCCGGGCACGGTCCCGCGAGCGGCCCGCGGGTGCTGCGGCACCGGCTCGGCGGCGGCCCGATCGCACCGCTGAAGCTGGCCTCGGGCTGCGACCGGCGGTGCACCTTCTGCGCGATCCCGAGCTTCCGCGGCGCGTTCGTCTCGCGGCCGCCCGCCGAAATCCTCGCCGAGGCCGAGTGGCTCGCCGGCCACGGCGTGCGCGAGCTGGTGCTGGTCAGCGAGAACTCGACGTCGTACGGCAAGGACCTCGGCGACCTGCAGGCACTGGAGAAGCTGCTGCCGGAGCTCGCCGCCGTCGCCGACCGGGTCCGGGTGAGCTACCTGCAGCCGGCCGAACTGCGGCCCACCCTCGTCGAGGCGATCGCCGGGACGCCGGGGGTCGCGCCGTACTTCGACCTCTCGTTCCAGCACGCGAGCGGGCCGGTGCTGCGCCGGATGCGCCGGTTCGGCGACCGCGAGCGTTTCCTGCAGCTGCTCGAGCGGATCCGGGCGGTGGCGCCGGACGCCGGAGTGCGGTCCAACTTCATCGCGGGCTTCCCGGGCGAGACCGATGCCGACTTCGCCGAGCTGAAGCTCTTCCTGGAGCAGGCCCGGCTGGACGCCACCGGGGTGTTCGGGTACTCGGACGAGGACGGCACCGAGGCCGCCGCGCTGCCGGGCAAGGTCCCGGCGCCAGTGCTCGCCGAGCGTGTCGAGGAGCTGTCGGTGCTCGCCGACGACCTGGTCTCCCGTCGCGCGGAGGACCGGCTCGGCGCCGTCGTCGACGTGGTCGTCGGCACCGGCGGACGCGGCTGGGCGGCGCACCAGGGACCCGAGGTCGACGGGCACGTGACGTTCGCCGGGACGGCGCCGGAACCGGGTTCGCTCGTCCGCGCCGAGGTGATCGGCACGCACGGCGTCGACCTCGAGGCCCGCGTCCTCACCGAAGAGCGCTGA
- a CDS encoding NAD(P)H-dependent oxidoreductase, whose amino-acid sequence MLDETARPVVVLLAHPRPGSFNHALAARVRDALARAGRPVFFHDLYAEGFDPVLTAEEAYTSGTRAAEFLAAEPDPLVRRHREELREAGGLVAVHPNWWGKPPAILSGWLDRILVPGVAYRLDDAGGAPESLLSLRRVLVVNTSDTTEERERTLFGDPLDAIWKRCLAPYLGEPEVCRRVLRVVADADERRRAAWLDDVEAEVRRLFGGH is encoded by the coding sequence GTGCTCGACGAGACGGCCCGGCCGGTGGTGGTCCTGCTGGCCCATCCCCGGCCGGGAAGCTTCAACCACGCCCTTGCCGCGCGGGTGCGCGACGCGCTGGCCCGCGCCGGGCGGCCGGTGTTCTTCCACGACCTCTACGCCGAGGGTTTCGACCCGGTGCTCACCGCGGAAGAGGCGTACACGAGTGGGACCCGGGCGGCGGAGTTCCTCGCCGCGGAGCCGGATCCGCTGGTGCGGCGGCACCGCGAGGAGCTGCGGGAAGCGGGTGGGCTCGTCGCGGTTCACCCGAACTGGTGGGGCAAGCCGCCCGCCATCCTCAGCGGCTGGCTCGACCGGATCCTCGTTCCCGGCGTCGCGTACCGCCTCGACGACGCCGGCGGCGCGCCGGAGTCGCTGCTTTCGCTGCGGCGGGTGCTCGTCGTCAACACGTCCGACACCACGGAGGAGCGGGAGCGGACACTCTTCGGCGACCCGCTCGACGCGATCTGGAAGCGCTGTCTCGCGCCCTACCTCGGCGAGCCGGAGGTGTGCCGGCGGGTGCTGCGGGTGGTCGCCGACGCGGACGAGCGGCGCCGGGCGGCCTGGCTCGACGACGTCGAAGCCGAGGTCCGGCGCCTGTTCGGTGGTCACTGA
- the bla gene encoding class A beta-lactamase translates to MPFPHVRWAALTALALVSLTACTAEAPAVAPPAPTPSAGAPAPQADFAPLEREFDARLGVYAVDTGSGRELAHRADERFGYASTHKAFSSAAVLQRTSLDGLAKVLKYTRADLQPHSPVTEKHVGTGISLRDAIDAALRYSDNTAANLLFEELGGPPGLGAALRGIGDTTTHVDRTEPGLNDLAPGDLRDTSTPRAMAGSLRAFTLGTALPPEKRQFLTDTMRANTTGATVIRAGTPAGWAVADKTGTGDYATRNDIAVAWPPGRAPIVVVVMSDKKAKDADADDRLIAQAAKLVFSALR, encoded by the coding sequence GTGCCGTTCCCCCACGTCCGGTGGGCCGCGCTCACCGCGCTGGCCCTCGTGTCGCTCACCGCCTGCACCGCCGAAGCTCCCGCTGTGGCCCCGCCGGCGCCGACGCCGTCGGCCGGCGCGCCCGCCCCGCAAGCGGACTTCGCGCCGCTGGAGCGCGAGTTCGACGCCCGCCTCGGCGTGTACGCCGTGGACACCGGCTCCGGCCGCGAACTCGCCCACCGCGCCGACGAGCGCTTCGGCTACGCCTCGACGCACAAGGCGTTCTCGTCCGCCGCCGTGCTCCAGCGCACCAGCCTCGACGGGCTGGCGAAGGTGCTCAAGTACACCCGCGCCGACCTGCAACCCCACTCGCCGGTCACCGAAAAGCACGTCGGCACCGGCATTTCCCTGCGCGACGCGATCGACGCGGCGCTGCGCTACAGCGACAACACCGCCGCGAACCTGCTGTTCGAGGAGCTCGGCGGACCGCCGGGGCTCGGCGCCGCGCTGCGCGGGATCGGCGACACGACCACGCACGTCGACCGGACCGAACCGGGCCTCAACGACCTCGCGCCCGGCGACCTCCGCGACACCAGCACCCCGCGGGCGATGGCCGGGAGCCTGCGCGCCTTCACCCTCGGCACCGCGCTGCCGCCGGAGAAGCGGCAGTTCCTGACGGACACGATGCGCGCCAACACCACCGGCGCGACGGTCATCCGGGCGGGCACGCCCGCGGGCTGGGCCGTCGCCGACAAGACCGGCACCGGAGACTACGCGACGCGCAACGACATCGCCGTCGCCTGGCCGCCCGGGCGCGCGCCGATCGTCGTGGTGGTCATGTCCGACAAGAAGGCGAAGGACGCGGACGCCGACGACCGGCTGATCGCGCAGGCGGCGAAGCTCGTCTTCAGCGCTCTTCGGTGA
- a CDS encoding LysR family transcriptional regulator, with protein MDLVGGCRAFVSVSEAGSFTAGAAVAHIPQPVASRRIAALERHFGERLFDRSTRRARLTPFGRDVLPSARRLVQLADALEHDAQRARLRPMRVAVPDTCRVRELAELAAEARALEVHLEFRVAPPGERAELARTQEVRAALVAVPADEGVWSVPLGLAGVVAPQARVVHLETLRTGRSGGSRRHVWIQPEDDVPHVRDRLLRVRDAVGLPPAQVAVAGSLTAAAAAVFGSADLLLCSAAQADELGLHWRPVGEVALARGFDVAAALGEDADRLRGLSSAVARCLGAGA; from the coding sequence GTGGACCTGGTCGGCGGCTGCAGGGCGTTCGTGAGCGTGAGCGAGGCGGGGAGCTTCACGGCGGGCGCCGCCGTCGCGCACATCCCGCAACCGGTCGCGAGCCGGCGCATCGCCGCGCTGGAACGGCACTTCGGCGAACGGCTCTTCGACCGCTCCACCCGCCGGGCGCGGCTCACGCCGTTCGGGCGCGACGTGCTGCCCTCGGCCCGGCGGCTCGTGCAGCTGGCCGACGCGCTGGAACACGACGCACAGCGCGCGCGGCTGCGGCCGATGCGCGTGGCCGTTCCGGACACCTGCCGCGTGCGCGAGCTGGCCGAACTGGCCGCCGAGGCCCGCGCGCTGGAGGTCCACCTGGAGTTCCGCGTCGCGCCGCCGGGGGAGCGGGCCGAGCTCGCCCGCACGCAGGAGGTGCGGGCGGCGCTCGTCGCGGTCCCGGCCGACGAGGGCGTGTGGTCCGTGCCGCTGGGGCTGGCCGGAGTGGTCGCGCCGCAGGCGCGGGTCGTGCACCTGGAGACCCTGCGCACCGGGCGGTCCGGCGGTTCCCGGCGCCACGTCTGGATCCAGCCGGAGGACGACGTCCCGCACGTCCGTGACCGGTTGCTTCGGGTGCGGGACGCCGTGGGCCTGCCGCCCGCCCAGGTCGCCGTGGCGGGCTCGCTGACCGCGGCGGCCGCGGCGGTCTTCGGCTCGGCGGACCTGCTGCTGTGCTCGGCGGCGCAGGCCGATGAGCTGGGGCTGCACTGGCGGCCGGTCGGGGAGGTCGCGCTGGCGCGCGGCTTCGACGTCGCCGCGGCACTGGGCGAAGACGCCGACCGGCTGCGTGGACTGTCTTCCGCGGTCGCACGGTGCTTGGGAGCCGGGGCATGA
- a CDS encoding uS12 family ribosomal protein, which produces MSMLERMAEERRRRKETAPEAPAGQQWGTCVGVHEVGDRRRKMARVLLASGMVITAYLPLTAVAPAVDAPVLVQTRAIGDRPPEDSVVAIGDQPGHGEIVAD; this is translated from the coding sequence GTGAGCATGCTCGAGCGCATGGCCGAAGAACGCCGCCGCCGCAAGGAAACCGCGCCGGAGGCACCGGCCGGGCAGCAGTGGGGCACGTGCGTCGGCGTCCACGAAGTCGGCGACCGGCGCCGGAAGATGGCCCGCGTGCTGCTGGCCAGCGGCATGGTGATCACCGCCTACCTGCCCTTGACCGCCGTCGCGCCGGCCGTCGACGCGCCGGTGCTGGTGCAGACCCGGGCCATCGGCGACCGGCCGCCGGAGGACTCCGTCGTCGCGATCGGCGACCAGCCCGGCCACGGCGAGATCGTCGCGGACTGA